Genomic segment of Bos taurus isolate L1 Dominette 01449 registration number 42190680 breed Hereford chromosome 6, ARS-UCD2.0, whole genome shotgun sequence:
TAATCCTCACAATATTTGGTTCAACCAGTCTTGTTCATTTCAGTTACTCCAGTGTGTGAAATGTATTTCACTGTGATTCTgactttaatttgtatttttctgatgaCTAATGACGTAGAGCTTCTTTTCATATACTGTCTGGCCATCAGCGTATCTTCTTTTATGAACTGCTCATgtattttgcctttgttttcacTGGGTTATTTGTCTACATCATGTTGCTCTGTAGGGTCGTTTACAGAGTTTGAATACAAGTGTTCAGCTAGATGTATTACAAATACTTTCTCCTGTGACATAAATTGCCCTGACATTTTCTTAATAGTACAAGAGGGAAATTAGGTAATCTTCTGTTACCTAGACTGTGGGCCGTTGAAGTCCCTGATTTAGATGACTTTTCTGTTCACTATTTTTGTGCAGTAAGCCAGACAATAAGCTGAAGATTCACCAGTTATTTTTATGGGGGAGAcgagggggaaaaaagattttttaagggaaaaagggATTCATGAGGGgggttattaaaattaaaattattaaattaaattcaGTAGATTCTCTGGCTTCAAACTGACCCTGATTCTAAACAGCCAggtaaatattcatatatttactgagtacttataATGTGTAAGATAGCCATATCGTTTATCATATAAATcaggatatttttaaatgaaacagtcATTATCAATAATCATAGCAAGAAAACAGgtataaactagaaaaaaaaagaagatacagtGTTACCCCCATGCCctatgtttattgaatgaatagtCGCTGGCATTAAAAATCCTTGTGAGGCTAATGAGGTCAGCAGATGACAAGTACTAGGAACACGGGTAGTTAGAAAATGTTCCAGTTTCTCAGGCCAACCTCTTGTCTTACCAGTGGAATCATTTGATTTACTCTCAGATCATGTTTCTATAATGCTTGATACACAAGCTTCTCAAACACTTTCTAAAATCCTTAATTTaggcaaatatcttttaaatattcagaTGAAGATTAACTAAACGTATTCCATGAATTCTTATATACTTATAAAAGATTAAACATATTTGTATCAGTTTGTATATTTAAAGCTTTCTGATCATTCTGAAACAAGTCTGGATTAATAAGTACAGTTTTCATGAACAAAACTGTACTATTTGCTAATTCTTAGTGGGTCCATTTCACAGAACCTATACAAACAAAGGAAACATATCTCTCAGAAAACACTCACAGATTATTGCCATCAAGGAATTGAAGTTGCCAATGTTAAAACACTCCCGAGCCACGTCAATGAAATACTCAATCATCCTTGCTCGATGCTTCTTCTTTACAGGCTGTACAGAATGAGAAGAAAGAGAGCAGTTGTCCAACATGTAGGCCCAACAAATATAAAGGAAGTATGAAAAAGTAAGATAGAGGGCTGGgagaaaaattcattttctcaccATGCAGATTTCTGTAGCAACCAAGTAGCTGAGGCGATTAAACCATTCCACGTAGGCTTCTAAGTTCCGTGTTTTCTTCCGTTCACTGTAGCAACTCTATTGAGAAAGTAAAATGAGCAGATGAGTTGGAGGATAAAAGGGTGTATGAGGCTCTTGTTTTTGTCAGATATGGGCCTTTATTCTCAGTTTATGAATTAGGAAGACTTTTGAGGATGGCGGGGCAGTAGGGAGGGGAAAAAGAGAACAAACCCCTAGTAGTCTTGACTCTCCCACGTGTGTgtctgctatgtcacttcagtcctgtccgactctttgtgacactcaTGGAttgtactgtccatggaatttcccaggcaagaatactggagggggtttccaggcccttctcccttcctggtccagggatcgaacatgcatgtctaagatctcctgcattggcaggcaggttctttaccgctagtgccaccggggaagcccataactCTCAATACAGAAGTATCAGTCTCTTAGTATAGTCCTGTGAAAACCTGAAGATCTAGAAACCTATTCTGCTGCATTCATGGCAGTGCCTTCTCTCCCAGGAAACTAAATTACTCTGGGTGAGAACAGTCCTCAGAAGTACCattcccaaatatatatatatacatatgtattggCTGCATTCTAAAACAATCTTGACCAATTAATAGGGGTGTGACTACCTACTGCTATTCACATAGCATGGAGGAGCTGAGAATATAGAGGTCTAGAAAATTTTCTCTTAAGATTAAATCTAGGAGATAATTTTGGAACACTGTGTAGCAAGAAACTAGTATATTCCAAGGTAGGTAAAGCGGAAGTTTACACTATCCCGGTTTTTGGAGAGTGGGTGACATATTGTTCAAAAGCAAAAAGAAGTTAAGCTCATCTCAGAGTTCAAGGCCAAGCTTAAACAGGTTAATTAcacccctctttccttccttccaaatGAGGCAAACAAAAAAGTCCACTAGCCTCTATTGCAAAACCTGATCTTCACTTCCTGTACTGAGCGAAACTATTCTAAGGCCGGAAAACAGCTGCTGCCCCTACTCTGAAAGAGGAGCTTTCATTAGTGGGTGATACAGTCTTTGCCTAATACTCCTGGAGGTAACGCGAGGAAAAGTTTCttatgtgtgtgtacaccagCCTTACAGCCATGTCTACCATCAATTGCTGACCATATGGGCTGCACTCAGGCAACAAACGTGCCATGAGGGATGCACCTTAAAACAAGAGGCAGAGCAGTAAAGACCTGTCCTTAGCACACTGGACATGCATCCTGTCTTTACCGCCCCTGCTACTGTTGAATCATGAACAGAGCATCctcttgtattttctttctgacttaatctGCTAAAACCATTATCCTTTCTCTCCTACCTTCATCACTACAAATGCCTGCATCTACTTGCTTATTAAATTTCCCaataaggagagagagagagaggacaaaaGTTGGTGATAGGGTAAGAATACTGTTATGGCACTTGGAGACCACACTCAAGAATAAAAATGCaatgaatcagacatggctgaaaaaaaaaaaatctttctgaggGAGTTTCCTGGTGATCTAGTAGTTAAgattaagactccgtgcttccactggagggggcacgggttcgatccctggttgaggaactaagatcccacacggtGTGTAggatgatcaaaaaaaaaaagcctcgtGCACAAAGtgcaggcatacctcagagatattgtgggtttggcTCCAGACTAccacaataaaacaaatatcgcaataccatgaattttaaaaaaacaacttccTGATCTTTAAAACCTAAAACAAAATTGTTCCAATTTCTGTCTCTCATACCCACTATCATGGACTAAAGAATTCCATTTCCAACTTCAGGGCTAACCTCTGGGTAGACCCATTACCTTGTCATTGTCCAAAGGGTCCTTCTGCACAAAGGCTTGTACAAATTCTTCTGGGCCAATGTAATTGAGCCTCTCCTGAAACACAAACCCAACACTattgaagaaacacaagcttcAGCGGTAttgaagaaaaggagaaggaatgGTCTTTCCATTCTGTCTATTAATTTCTGCCACTATCCTCATTTTTAACAGGCAACTTGTAAAATGAGCCTTTAACCTTCAAAACCGTCATCATCTTTAAGATCTGAGCAGAGACAGTTTTCTGCTTGGGTCAATGTATATATTAGAAAGTAAAAGGCTGAGCAAGCAATGGAAAAATTCATTAGAGGGGTAACATGAGGAAGGTCAATAACCTCTTCGCTCTTgcttagtatttattttaaagtgaattcTCAAAATATCAGAAACAGTCATACGCAAATATCTAAACAAAACATGCTGCCGCTATTTCATAGATTAGCTCCCATTTGGATTATTTTCACCTCTCCCTTGACATTACTGCCAATGAACATGCTATCTGGTTACCATGGCAAACCAAGTCTGGGTTATAAAGACAAGGATGACAACGGCCTCACCAGCTCTATGTGAGTCAGCTGCTGGGCCAACGTGTAAgggtcactgcagacagtgatgaTGTCCCTTTGGATGGACTGTGGTTTGGTCTTGAGAACTGTGAGTCGATCTGTCGACGTGGAACTGATTTTGGCCAGAACTTCCTCATACTGGCTGAGTGCGGCCAGCTTGCGGATCAGACACTGGATCATCTGCTGGACATTCTTCCGATATGTCTGCCAGGAAACAAGCAAAGGATGACCTCCTCACTCTGCCTGTGCATCCACGCCACAAACTCAAGAGATCTGCACTTGATGCTCTTACTTTGATGCTGGATAGCCACCTTGGTGGAGGGCAGTTAGAGGCAGTCAGTTTTGCTCTAACAATTTAAAAGACACATATACATACGGTGTCTTTTCAGACCTGCAAGATTTAGTTCTTTCCTTGGGTTGCTCTTGGGAGTGCGACTCAAGTTGGGCCATGAAACAACTACAGTGGTATTTTAGATGAGCTACTGAGGGAATTCCATATAATAGGAACCACATACAACTAATGTTCTCTGGAGTGAAATAGGAACCTATTGGTTTTCTTCTGGGAGGTGAAGATGCACAGATCTCAAGTCAGAGCATCCTTTTcctaattctttttctttaggcCCACCTTCTTGATTTTTCTACTTCTAACATTCCCAATCGCATTTGTCTAAGTACAAACAACTATTTGTCAGAAATACACCATCACTTCCTACTCAGCCCCTAACCACCTTCCTGACTTCTACATATAACATGCGTCCCCACCAAAAGGAGCCTTGGATATTCCTTTTTGGTATCTGACCTCCATTCGGCTCATGTCTGTTTTTGTCACACTCATGAGTCAGCGCTAATGTTTACAATCAAATTCTTTCACATGGCAATTCTCCCCGTAATGCTACTACCAGCTGCTGCCTGGTTTGTGACTACATCATGCTACAGCCACGCACTAAGATAAATTAGTATTAAAAGCAATGCACGTATTATAGATAAATGTAACCTCTTgacttttaaaatagttattaagTCCAAAAAATAACTCCACAATCAATCCCTAGGGGGCAGTTATCATGATGTAAGTTAGGGgtattcttttattcttccttttccagCCAAAAATTGCCAAACACTTAGCCATCTAAGTCAGTTGTGACTCTGGTATCAAAGAAAGGCATACAGGCTAATTCATTGCTAGAGTGGTCCTTAGGTTAAAGCTTCCAAAGAGGGACAGCCCCAGTGAATTTCCAGATGAAAACCCTATATCCATGCTTTACTAACTAATCAGCTCCTTTTCAAAAAGTACCACAATAACATTTGCTGAGATTAATTACCTGAAAATTAAATGGCATCTTACCTACAAGCCTAAGAACCATCTTATTTTTTCAACAGTGGTAATTTGTTTTACCAGAGCatcttacaaaattttaaatgaacagaTGTTTTCATACTTAAATGGAGGAAAATCACAAACAGGAGGGAATGAGCAATTCTCATACAGTCAAGGCGAAAAAGCACACAcaaccttccttctcttcttctctgtttGTCTGGTATATATTCCACTGAGTTCTTTAAACTGGTTCATTAGATGACCTTTTCCCCTCTTCTACCTTCACAGATCACCCTAAAGTCACTAACGAAATACCTAAGTGTTTAAAAAATTGAGCCTTCAAAGCAGCTATCTTCCACACAGCACTAAAGTTATCAGTTTAGAAGATGCTATCTATTTGATAATATGCTTGTCACTCAAAGAAAGTGCCTCTTTCTTCAGAATTCAAAGCACTTTAGGCCAAATTGAGGGCTATTTTAAATCCTTCGCTGGGGGGTGAGCATAATGGGTAAGAGGGAGTCAAAAGGTagaacttccagttataaaataagtcatggggatgtaatgtcCAGGAAGGATGGTGacttcagttaataatactgcattgcatatttgaaagttgctaagagatcTTAAAAGTTATCAcaagataaaatttttttaactatgaAAGGTGACAGATGTTAACCAGACTCACTGTGGTGATCAGTTTGCCATGTACATAAGCcatgaatcattatgttgtacacttaaaactaatacAAGGTTATATGTCAACTGTACCTCAATGAAAGTaaagaagagtaaaataaaaatccttCATCCCTATTTCCCTTGCTTCTTCTACTTTCATAATCTTAAGTTACGTAAAAATCCATCAACTTCAAATGGTTTCTGCGGTCTTTGGTTCCAAATATCATAATAAatgctctccaggtgattctgacacaCAGCAAAGACTATTTGGTGAAAGATCCTTATTCTGCACTTAAAAAGTGCTTTTTAGGGAACAGGCAGAGGAATGTACAGTGGAGGATTCAGCTAGTGAGCAAAAAGCAGTAAAATATGAGGAAAACATGTATGCAACAGGGTACAGGGGAAGAGCCATTCAAGTAACAAGGAACGAGTGTGTGCACAGGTGCacatgcaggtgtgtgtgtgtgtgtgtgtgtgtgtgtgacagagaggaATGTGTGTGTGATACGCACGTGTGTGatctctttgaaaagtttgttgctgCCGCTTGACTCCATTTGAGAAACCAAAGCTTGGTGTCATTAAGCATGCTTCCTTCCTGAATCATGGATTGCTAAATATGTACTTAATCTTTTTTATAACTTCAAATGCCAGTGTCAGTAATTACCTGGCAAATAAAGATAGAATAAAGACCAGCCCCTTAAGGAAGAGAAAATTGCATTCTGCCCACAATAGTCATTTGTCATGTAATTCAATCATCAGTTTCATTTCGGGTTCCTTGCAGCCAAGTCCTAATAAACCTGTTCATTTTGGGCAAATCCTGAGGCAGGAAACATATTAGGTCATATTATGTGGAACTGTTCTAGCAGATTCAGAACTCAACTAAATTACATAGGGAGCACACCTGGATCCATtgactgccaaaaaaaaaaagtcccaggcAAGATGCAACAAGTCCCAACCCAAGCTCACACTCCTTCCCAAGAAGGGAGATCCTTTTTCCAGTGGagggaaatattttttcctattccaATAATTGATTAGTTTgttaactcattcattcattcatccattcaaacACTCCTGGGTGCCCATTAAATGCCAGGTACTGGGTTAGGAGTTAAGGTGCTATGTGACAAGAAGGGGCACAGCATGGAGTCTAGATGGGGGGAAAACAAGTCATAAAGAGAGTAATTACTAATCACGGAGTGCTATGAAGAAATTGGTGGTGAGAGCCAACAATGGGGAGTGACCATGGCTGGGTGGTGGGGGAAGATCTCTCCAAGGAAAGACACTTCAGCCCAAGACAGGTTAAGTGGCCTGCCAAGCACAGACCGAGGAAAAGAGCATCAATCACAAAACTTTACTTCTAGGATTGATAGAAATGAAGGAAGAGCAGAGAATTTAGAGAACTTGCCAAAGCACTCAAATCAACCAGCTGCCAAATCATGGACCCATGTCTGAATACTGGCTATATAAGTGGCTGAAGGAATAGCATCTCACTATAAACCCAGTCGAATCATGGCAGGTGACATCTCTCCACTCAAGCCCTAGATGAATCAACCAACTCTGTGGTTACACTTGGCTTATCTTCTCATCTCCTCTTTTCACACTTAAAACTCTCTGAAGACGTCAGGGTTTATCAAGGATTTATTATGAACACAGGAGGGTTGAGAAGAAGCCCAGGCACAAGACTGTCTGGCTCCCTTGCTTGGTTCCATCCAATTCTTGAATGGCTGGATCCTGTTAAAAAGAGATTGGACCCAATCTGGCCAATACAGATAGCAGCAATCCCCTTTATGAACTTCCATGACAAGAAGGACAAAAAGCCATCCATTTGGCCCTGTATCTGAAAAAGATTTTTAAGGTATTCCTTTGGAAAAAAACAAGGCATCATTTCTACCTTTTAAAAAGGTGATAGAGAAAAAGGAAGCTGACTGCCATATCAACTTAAGTATCTAAACACAACTTAACTGAAATGAAGCACTGCCTGACTCAGGGCTTAGCCTCACACAAGAAAAAGTCCTTATGATGCCACTAATCTTTTGAGCAGCTTGTCATAAACTTAGGTCACCAAGACAGCCCTGCTTCTGCCAAGCAGCATAGCAGCTTAGCGCTCTAAGAAAAGATTTACTAAAAAACAGTGATGCCTAACTTTTGCCTTTATGAGTGATGCACATACCAATTCCTATCTTGCTAGAACCTGTTACACACAAACTAGCAAAATGATTAGAAGTGTCAGAATTTGCAAAAGGACCCAGGGAACTACTCATTCAGTCTTGTAGCAGTTATGGCTGTTCTGAGCACCAGTGTTCAATATAAAGTCATATGTGCTTATGCACTCagccgcgtccgactctttgctgccccaccatgctcctctgtccatggaattctccaggcaagaacactggagtgggttgccattttcttctccagggaatcttcccaacccatagcTCGACAAAGTCATAGGGGAACTGTAAAAGGATTAATTCCACTTTCATGAGAACATAATGTGGCAAGCATGTGCACATTTTTCAAGTGTTAATCTTAGAAaaatttgtctgatttttttaagtttggggAAACAGTATTAAAATGTATTCACCAGAAGCAGACAGAATAGATAGGGTGTCTTGTTATAGGATCTTGACGGCACATCACTGAAAGAATGATTTCTCCAGTTAGGGTATCCATAATGGGAAAATGCATTTTAAGACAAATGAAACAAGACACCACTGGCTTTGCCAAACGCTTCATCtatcttttttgaatgttgtatCTGGGCCTAAGTAATGTGTTCCCTGGACAACGCCAGCAACACGGAAACTACAAAGGCCTCCTTGCCCAACAAGCCTCAACACAGAACACCAGTCCTCCAGGCTTGCTTCAAAGAGGATAACCTTGAATTTGTCATAGCTAGTTAGTGCTTATCAAAGGCTCAATTGAGGAACGTGATATTTATGAAAGATTATCTAACAGACTTATTTTCCATCTCCACCTAGTCTAGGTGCTAGCCTTGAATCAACTCCCGGGCACAAGACTTGAAtccttttttctctgtcttttctactcCTAAAGAATTACCTTTACTAATTTATAATAATCTAATGGCAGCAGTTTTTACCAAGGAGTATTTGTTGTAAACACTACACAGAACAGTTTCCATGATCATATTCACCAAGTCCTTGcaggacatttttaaaaagttttatttaattctttgaagAATTTATATGGTTTTGCTCCTCTGATAGTGCAAATTATATAACCAACTGTGTTTTCCTTTTACCTAGAGATTTACAGTGAAATACAACAATCTTGTCCTAGTCAACTGGTTCTTAATATTAGACTATTCGTTTTCTCCTTTCCATGATACAAACTATTTCCGATTTAGTATTCCCAGATATTCCCAGATATTCCTTATTATCTGttaatatataaatgttattttatatgtattagtatTTATATCTCCTACTGTGATATTCTTTATCTAACTTGCTAGATCAAACTTTTCTGGAAGGAAGAGAGGTATCAATAAAACAACATGAAAACATACTTGCAACATGAATCTCTGCATGAACTGACATGAACATACCCCCAAATTAATCACATAAAACTTTAGATCACATCCCTTTGAAGTGGGATCGTCTAATCAGCTCTGTCTGGCACACCAAGCAGAACAGTACTCTGTGGAGAGGACTTGCCCAAAGGCAGAAACccagaggaagcagaggagatGCCAGTGTACAAGTCAGCACCACTTCCCAACTAAGGCCCTGCCTGGAAATCCAAATGACTCTACTCAATTTAGGTTACCAACCTCCTCGCCACTGGCTATTCGGTGAGCCAGATCTTTTAAGTTTCTCATCATTCTTTCATCCCGAAAATCATAAGGAAATGTTTCTGTCCATTCTGTCAGGAGCTGAAGAATTTTCGGTGCAATTTTTCTTATCTGATTCTAGGGAGGAAAAGCAAACTGAATTCAGTGATATCcatcaaataaataattacaaacaATGCTACTGACAAACTTCCAGTGCAAAGTCTTTGAGGCTAAAGAAGCTCTAGTGCCCCTCTCCCAAGTCAATGTCAAGTGCTACCAACTTCAGGAAGGACCTAGGGATCTTCCATGGCACTGGacttatatttcttctttatacCATTCCCCATTCCCTTTGCATAGCCATGATACTCTTCAGCCCAGGGAGAAGCCACGGTTACTTCAGGAGACCCACTTCACAAGATTTAAGCCATAATGCTACCAAACCCaatagaaaaaaagtaaagttCAAAATATATCATTACCTTATCACTGTTGGGATCACTTAGTCTCTGGTGCTCAACACATAAGTGGCAAACTTTGGCCATTAGCTCATACGGATGCATAAATAACCGAGAACTCAACAGGAAGGTAAATATGTACGTTC
This window contains:
- the RASGEF1B gene encoding ras-GEF domain-containing family member 1B, with amino-acid sequence MPQTPPFSAMFDSSGYNRNLYQSAEDSCGGLYYHDNNLLSGSLEALIQHLVPNVDYYPDRTYIFTFLLSSRLFMHPYELMAKVCHLCVEHQRLSDPNSDKNQIRKIAPKILQLLTEWTETFPYDFRDERMMRNLKDLAHRIASGEETYRKNVQQMIQCLIRKLAALSQYEEVLAKISSTSTDRLTVLKTKPQSIQRDIITVCSDPYTLAQQLTHIELERLNYIGPEEFVQAFVQKDPLDNDKSCYSERKKTRNLEAYVEWFNRLSYLVATEICMPVKKKHRARMIEYFIDVARECFNIGNFNSLMAIISGMNMSPVSRLKKTWAKVKTAKFDVLEHQMDPSSNFYNYRTALRGAAQRSLTAHSSREKIVIPFFSLLIKDIYFLNEGCANRLPNGHVNFEKFWELAKQVSEFMTWKQVECPFERDRKILQHLLTVPVFSEDALYLASYESEGPENHIEKDRWKSLRSSLLGRV